Proteins encoded by one window of bacterium:
- a CDS encoding glycerol kinase, translated as MSSSPVLSLDLGTTGVRALVIDPDGRVCSRIYAPLAVSYPSPGRVEQDALDMWERSLEVMRGALDEAGIGAQEISAIGVVNQRGPTIAWDARSLEPLAPVIGWQDQRTEERVAEFHAMGIPLTTMASLTKYEWWMKNDETIRASAAAGSLRIGTPDTWLTAKLTGGTAHITDPSNASCTGLLDNAVGEWSAPLVELFSVPADALAEVVATSEVVGETPKSMLGAAIPVAARAGDQQAASFGQGVHRAGEAKLTLGTSAMLDLHTGDVVVEPPRGAFPLSLWRLSSGERAFCVEGTVKTAGSAIEWFVELGLAPDAAAASALAASVDSSEGVCFIPALQGLGTPYGDDNVRAIFTGMTRGSGRAQLARALFEGIAFRCVELATALDLDDTPLRVDGNLARSELLLQLIADHADRDVLRAAEFESTALGAAFLAGLAVGVFENPAHCASLLAQPKRFAPALDESERQAARARWKRAIERILEPN; from the coding sequence GTGAGTTCCTCTCCCGTCCTTTCCCTGGATCTGGGGACGACGGGTGTGCGCGCGCTGGTGATCGATCCCGATGGCCGGGTTTGTTCGCGCATCTACGCGCCTTTGGCGGTCTCGTATCCGTCGCCTGGTCGCGTGGAGCAGGATGCTCTCGATATGTGGGAGCGCAGCCTCGAAGTGATGCGCGGTGCGCTCGACGAAGCGGGGATCGGAGCGCAAGAGATTTCTGCGATCGGTGTGGTCAATCAGCGCGGGCCGACGATCGCGTGGGATGCCAGGAGTCTGGAACCACTCGCGCCGGTGATTGGCTGGCAAGACCAGCGAACCGAGGAGCGCGTGGCGGAGTTTCACGCCATGGGAATCCCGCTCACCACCATGGCGTCACTCACCAAGTACGAATGGTGGATGAAAAACGACGAGACCATTCGCGCTTCAGCGGCGGCTGGCAGTCTGCGAATTGGAACACCCGACACCTGGCTGACTGCAAAGCTGACCGGCGGAACGGCGCACATAACGGATCCGAGCAACGCATCGTGCACGGGTCTGCTCGACAATGCCGTCGGGGAGTGGTCGGCTCCTCTGGTCGAACTCTTCTCGGTACCGGCAGATGCATTGGCCGAGGTCGTGGCCACCAGTGAGGTCGTCGGTGAAACCCCGAAGTCCATGCTCGGGGCGGCGATCCCGGTAGCCGCGCGCGCCGGAGATCAGCAGGCCGCGAGTTTTGGCCAAGGAGTCCATCGCGCCGGAGAAGCCAAGCTGACGCTGGGGACCAGCGCAATGCTGGATCTGCACACCGGCGACGTCGTCGTCGAGCCTCCCCGCGGGGCGTTTCCGCTCTCGCTCTGGCGTCTTTCGAGCGGCGAACGCGCGTTCTGTGTCGAAGGTACGGTCAAGACCGCCGGGTCGGCGATCGAGTGGTTCGTCGAACTCGGACTGGCCCCTGATGCTGCTGCGGCAAGTGCGCTCGCGGCCAGTGTCGATTCCTCCGAAGGTGTCTGTTTCATACCCGCTCTTCAGGGACTGGGCACGCCATACGGCGATGACAATGTGCGTGCGATCTTTACCGGTATGACGCGAGGCTCTGGGCGGGCACAACTCGCTCGCGCTCTCTTCGAGGGGATCGCCTTTCGTTGTGTCGAACTGGCGACGGCTCTGGATCTCGACGATACGCCACTGCGAGTCGATGGAAACCTGGCGCGCAGCGAGTTGCTGTTACAACTGATTGCCGATCACGCTGACCGCGATGTGCTGCGGGCTGCCGAGTTCGAGTCGACTGCCTTGGGTGCGGCCTTCCTGGCCGGACTCGCGGTCGGAGTCTTCGAAAATCCCGCGCATTGCGCCTCGCTGCTCGCCCAGCCGAAGCGCTTTGCACCTGCGCTAGACGAGAGCGAGCGCCAGGCGGCCCGTGCACGCTGGAAGCGAGCGATCGAGCGCATTCTGGAGCCGAACTGA
- a CDS encoding FAD-binding oxidoreductase encodes MSDIVAKLRDSLGDLVCTDDEVLDAHRRDYWALAELNDAIGKGPPRPCCVVLASCTEDVVRTLRTCRESGVPVIPFGGASGVCGAIEASPESVVLSTRDIEGLVRIDDQNLTATFRAGTMGIDAERRVQQDGLTIGNWPQSVELSTVGGWVATRAAGQYSTAYGSIEDLVLALEVVLPDGSIVRTRETPRAAAGPDLRNLFMGSEGILGVVTEVTFSLRPLPEATKEQAFHFPSLESGIEAIRRFMRAGWRPPVVRLYDAHESQRIFSDYTPEDRNLLILLHDGPVSAVEAQFEGVAELCQAAGGAEADSACVSEWLGHRNKVPGFKELNDRGLVVDTIEVASTWSRVADLYERVTRALREMPEVLIASAHSSHSYRSGTNLYFTFVARAEDRARMPEIYSECWDRTMQATVEAGAGVAHHHGIGRVRRGRLVDEVGESGVALLRKIKSALDPQGLLNPGALLPPEKGE; translated from the coding sequence GTGAGCGATATCGTTGCGAAGTTGCGAGATTCGTTAGGGGACCTCGTCTGTACCGATGACGAGGTTCTCGACGCCCATCGGCGTGACTACTGGGCACTGGCCGAGTTGAACGATGCGATCGGCAAGGGCCCGCCCCGTCCGTGCTGCGTCGTGCTCGCATCTTGTACCGAAGATGTGGTGCGAACCCTGCGCACGTGTCGGGAGAGCGGTGTTCCCGTGATTCCGTTTGGCGGGGCTTCCGGAGTCTGTGGTGCAATCGAAGCATCTCCGGAATCCGTCGTGCTCTCGACGCGCGATATCGAGGGGCTGGTCCGAATCGACGACCAGAATCTTACGGCCACCTTCCGCGCCGGGACGATGGGTATCGACGCGGAACGGCGCGTGCAACAGGATGGCCTGACGATCGGAAACTGGCCGCAATCGGTCGAACTCTCGACGGTCGGGGGATGGGTCGCCACGCGAGCCGCAGGCCAGTACTCGACAGCCTACGGCTCGATCGAAGATCTCGTGCTCGCCCTCGAAGTCGTCTTGCCCGACGGTTCCATCGTGCGAACCCGCGAAACTCCCCGCGCTGCAGCGGGTCCCGATCTTCGCAATCTCTTCATGGGCAGCGAGGGAATCCTCGGTGTTGTCACCGAGGTCACCTTCTCGTTGCGGCCTCTTCCCGAAGCTACGAAAGAGCAGGCGTTTCACTTTCCCTCGCTCGAAAGTGGAATCGAAGCGATTCGTCGCTTCATGCGCGCGGGCTGGCGCCCTCCGGTCGTCCGCCTCTACGATGCGCATGAATCACAGCGCATCTTCAGCGACTACACGCCCGAAGACCGAAACCTGCTGATCCTGCTTCACGACGGTCCGGTTTCCGCGGTCGAGGCACAGTTCGAAGGAGTGGCCGAGTTATGCCAGGCTGCGGGCGGCGCGGAAGCTGACTCCGCCTGTGTCAGCGAATGGCTGGGGCACCGCAACAAGGTGCCGGGTTTCAAGGAACTGAACGATCGCGGGTTGGTGGTTGATACGATCGAAGTCGCGAGCACCTGGTCACGTGTCGCCGATCTCTACGAACGCGTCACCAGGGCGCTTCGCGAGATGCCCGAGGTCCTGATCGCTTCGGCGCATTCGAGCCATTCCTATCGCTCGGGTACGAACCTCTACTTCACCTTCGTAGCGCGCGCTGAAGACCGCGCTCGCATGCCCGAAATCTACAGCGAGTGTTGGGACCGCACCATGCAAGCAACGGTCGAAGCGGGTGCCGGAGTGGCCCATCACCACGGCATTGGCCGTGTGCGTCGCGGCAGACTCGTGGATGAGGTCGGCGAGAGCGGGGTTGCGCTCTTGCGCAAGATCAAATCTGCCCTCGATCCGCAGGGCCTTCTGAATCCCGGTGCCCTGCTTCCGCCGGAGAAGGGCGAGTGA